GTTTCTAAGCTTCCTATTTTGGGTGATCTTCCTCTGATTGGTTCGCTGTTTAGAAGAACAAACAGACAAAATCAGCGTCAGGAGGTAATTGTGCTACTCACACCTCAAATTATGGATGACTCTGAGAACTCGGCTTATGGCTATAATTACACCCCCAGCCCAGAGGTACGGCAAATGCTTGAGCGTCGTGGGTTGAATGCGCCGAGGCGATAAGTAGCCCTGGAACCCTGAGAAATCGCAGCTAGACAAACCAAGTCCGCCTGCGCGGACTAATAGGAAATTCTGAATTTCAAACCCGCGTCGGTGGTCACTGAGCAGTTCGACAAGCTCACTGTAACACTTGTCGAAGTGCGGGTTTTATCTATTTCTTGTTTTGGAATTTGGAAATTTGAAATTGACAGCCAGGGCATTTCATCAGTATTTTTGCAAGTTTATGTATAATTTCTCGTGAAAAAACACTGAAAAATCACAAAAAATCCTGAAATCTATATAAATTAATGGTTTCATCTATCCACTTCAGGCTACAACACCTTAGAATGATTCATTGAAAAGTCGAGCCGATGGGATGTACAGCCATTTTTTATGTAAATACTTCCAAAGGACGACTTTTGTAATTCTCTGTTTGGAGAATTAATTAAAGATGCCACAGAGTGCAACAGTAAAGAATCTCAAGTAAACATCAAGGAGTTTGATATGAACAAGGGTGAATTAGTTGATGCTGTGTCTGAAAAGGCTAGTGTTACCAAAAAACAAGCCGATGCTGTGTTAACTGCGGCGTTGGAAACGATTATCGAAGCTGTTTCTTCTGGCGATAAAGTCACGCTAGTCGGATTTGGTTCCTTTGAATCTCGCGAACGCAAGGCTCGTGAAGGTCGTAACCCCAAAACCAATGAAAAGATGGAAATCCCTGCCACCAGGGTTCCTGCTTTCTCTGCTGGTAAGCTTTTTAGAGAAAAGGTTGCACCCCCAAAAGAACCCAAAGAAGTAAAAGAATAGATCACATTTTAGGAGACCTCTTTTTGATGCGGCAACCAGTTCACGGCGGAAATTTAGTTTGGGCAGCAGCACTAGCTGGTTGTCCACCTGAAGCTATTGTGGATTTTTCTGCCAGCATCAGTCCATTGGGGCCACCAAAGAGTGCGATCGCCGCTATTTATTCTCAAGTTGGTAATCTTAGACACTATCCTAACCCAGACTACAGTGACCTAAGACTTGCTCTGGGTCGCTTTCATCAACTACCTTCTGAGTGGATTTTGCCAGGGAATGGTTCAGCAGAATTACTGACTTTAGCAGGTAGAGAGTTAGCAAACTTATCCGCAACAACGTTAATTACTCCAGCCTTTGGCGATTATTACCGCACCCTCACGGCATACAACGCTAAAATTCTGGAGTTTCCCCTTTCTTTAGATGGGGAATGGGGAATGGGAAATGAGATGGAAAAATTTCTTACCCCCTGCCCCCGGCACCCTGCCCCCCTGCCTCTTCCCCCCTGCCCCCGGCACCCTGCCCCCCTGCCTCTTCCTCCATCCGCAAGTTCGGGATTATTGCTGAATAATCCTCATAATCCCACGGGGAGGTTATTCTCACGAGAGGCGATTTTGCCTTATTTGGAGGAATACGCTTTGGTGGTGGTGGATGAGGCGTTTATGGATTTTGTGCCACCTGATGCGGAACAAAGCCTAATTGGGGTGGTACAGGACTATCCAAATTTAGTAGTATTGCGATCGCTCACGAAATTTTACAGTCTGCCGGGACTAAGATTAGGATATGCGATCGCTCACCCTGAGCGTCTTTCTCTATGGCAATCATGGCGCGATCCTTGGCCTGTAAATACCTTAGCCGCAGCCGCAGCAGTTGCAGCCGTCCAAGACCAAGAGTTTCAAGAACTCACCTGGAAATGGCTAACACCGGCACGAAACCAACTTTTTCAAGGTTTAGCCTCAATTCCCGGTTTACAGCCTCTAGAGGGCGCTGCTAACTTCTTACTGGTGAAATCAGAACAATCGGTTTTGCAGTTACAAAAAAAATTACTCCAGCATCACCAAATTTTAATTCGTGATTGCCTGAGTTTTAAAGAATTAGGCGATCGCTTTTTCCGAGTTGCTGTCCGTTCCGAGGCTGATAACCAACGTTTATTAACAGCCTTATCTTCAATAACTGATGAAGGTAGACCGATATCCCACAAATAACGTAGAGACGTTGTAAAAAATCTAGAGACGTAAAACTGCAACGTCTCTACAAAGGTTCAACGAAGATGCATATTGTAATTTGACAAATGACCAATGACCAATGGGATTTCCAAGAAATAAATTATCCATATTGTGGGGTGGGCATCTTGCCCGCCCTGATTAAAGGACGGGTAGGGACACCCATCCCACAAGAAAATTTGTCATGTTTTTTGATTTTTCAGTCCCAATGACAAATGACCAATGACCAATGACCAATGACCAATGACAAATGACAATTGATTATGATTTAGTAATTATTGGTGGTACTCTAGCCGGACGCTATGCAGCCTTAGTTGCAACCCAACTCAAGGCTACAGTTGCTTTGGTGGAATCTCAAGTAAATTATGAGTTTAGTCAACACCAAGCTATGAGCGAAATTGGCAACATCGTCCATAACATGAATGATGTAGCTGGTTTGGGAATTCACAGCACACAAGCGAAGAACTCAGACAAATGTCAAGTATCTGTGACATGGACAGAAGCCAAGCGGTATACTGACGGCGTTGTGTCCAATATTCAAGAACAGAACTCTCCCGCCAATTTAGCCGCCTTGGGTGTCGATGTGATTCTTGGCAGTGGTCAATTTCAATCTTTACCCCATTTAGCCTTTGCGGTAAATCAACGCCTGCTAAGGGGGCGTACCTATTTATTAGCTAGTGGTTCTGTGCGAGGCGTTCCAGACATCGAAGGATTACAAACCACTGGCTACTTAACTTTATCTAATATTTGGCAGTGTCTCAAGCAACCAAGTTTACCCCAAAATTGGGTAATTATTGGCGGTGTTCCCCAAAGTATTGAAGTTGCTCAAACCTTGGCGCGGTTGGGTTGTAGTGTAACTTTAGCAGTTAAATCTGCATCTATTCTGCCCTACGCTGACTCAGAAATCGCCCACCTGCTGCAAGCACAGTTAGAAGTTGATGGTGTGCGTGTTCTCACTCAGAAACCAGTAACTCAAGTAAAATTAATTGAGGATAAAAAGTGGGTTCAGGCGGGAGATAAAGCAATTGAAACTGATGAAATTTTAGTCGCAACTGACCAGGAACCAAATGTTGAGTTTCTCAATTTGGCGGCTGTGGGCGTAAAATGGCGGCAGCGTCGCTTGGTTGTCAATGATAAATTACAAACCACTAACCACCGGATTTATGCCTGTGGTGATGTAATTGGTGGTTATGATTTTCCTAATGTTGCGAATTATGAAGCTAGAATTGCAGTCAAAAATGCCCTGTTTTTTCCGAGATTAAGGGTTAATTATCAGTGCATTCCTTGGGGGCTAAATTCTCATCCCAGGTTGGCGGAAGTGGGTTTGACTGAAGCGCAAGCAAAACGCCAATTTAAATTAGATGAAGTTTTCGTTTTGCGACAATATTATAAATCAGTTACAGCAGCCCAACTGCGGGACGAAACTACAGGTATATGTAAATTAATTGTACTCCGCAATGGGGAAATTTTGGGTGCTTCTATATTAGGGGCGGAAGCTGGAGAGTTAATTAATTTAATTGCTTTGGCGATGTCTCAAAAAATTAGGGTTAAACAGTTAGCAAATTTATCTGCTGTCTATCCCAGTTTTTCAGAAATTATCGAAAATGCAGCTAGGGAGTGGGGTAAGGAAAAGTTAAATAGCAATTTTGGTTTACAAGATTTTCTGGAAGGCTTGTTTCATTTTCGCCGTGACTGGAATTTGTGAAACCTCATGAAACCTCACCCCAGCCCTCTCCTTAGTAAGGAGAGGGAGCCGGAGTAAATCTTGTGGGGAGGGTAAGGACTGCCCGCCCTTGTGTAACTACTTAGATGAGATGTGCTGTATTTGCAAAAGTTTGATACTCCCTACTCCCCATTCCCCACTCCCTACTCCCTACTCCCCACTCCCTACTCCCCTCACTTTTGTCGCTCACTATGGCGCTTGAAGTTCTTTTCTGTAAAGGATACGCTACCAATTCCTTGCAGAATACCACGACCGATTAAACCTAAACCCCGACCCACTATTTTTGTGAGCAGGAAAACAATACTGCTACCTACTACAGATAATAATGATTTTAACCGGGGTGCGATCGCATCTCGAAATTCTAGTGTTAATGTCACTAATAGGGGAATACCAGAAAGCTGGGCTAATTCCTGACTACGCGGAGCATAAAGTGAAGTTTTGGCAATTCCACGCGGTGCTAAGACAAATAACTCATAGCTACTTTCAAACATGGCTTTCGGCTCATTGATATACTTGTTTAAACGGTATTTCCATGACAACTCATTACGAAAGCGTTCTATTTCTCTTGTGGAAATTAATTTGCGGTCATAATAATTTTCTTTAATTTCTTCCACATCTGCTAAAGAGTTGAGCAGTGGTTGCACTACACCATTGGCTACTTGAATTAATAAATTTTCTAAAATTATTAATGCTTGGGATTTCGCTTCCGGGCTACCGGCTGAGTAGCAGGTATTATCAATGTGCAAATCTGTCTGAAATACCAAATAAGAAAATAATTCTACAACTAGGGGAATTTTATTGAAAATCTCTGTTTGGATAACTCGATAATTTTGCAGCAATAAATTAACGACTTCTATGTTCTGATTACTTACTTGTACTCGATAAAATTTACCAAAGAAATCTGTAATTGCTGATTGCCATAAGTCATATAATATGCTGTCTTTTAAACTTTCTAGTTGAGCAATTGTGATTTGAGGGAGACGCAGTTCATCAAGTTGTTGAGCTAGTTTTTGCAGAACTATATACAGTAATTCCCGTTTTTTATCTTCACGAAAGATGTCAATTTCTAAAGCTACATCTGTGACGTTTTGTAAAGAGGATTGTAATTTGGTAACACATAATGAGAATAAATCAGATTGTAGCGATCGCGGACTAAGTAGAGGCGGCGAAGTTGGTTGCTGTTGTAACTCTAATGGCACAATGGCATTACTTAAGGCTGAAATTACAGGCGGTTTCGGAGTCGCAGAAATTGATTCTTGCGGCTGTTCGGACTGTATTTCCTGTGGTGAAACTAATAACCGAGTCAGCAACCAACGAGCTGCTAACAATTCTCGTCGTTGTCCAGCGAAAACGGCTCTATCTATTAATGGTAATCCAGGGGTTTGTAATTGCGCCGTAACTTCGGCTAAAGCCGCCTCAATGTAACCAATTCCTGACAAATACCAATTTTTCCGCACCCTAGCCAGGGGTAGGCTCGGTGATGGGGTCATGGGGTAAGTAGTTGGTTCTACCCTTCGCTGTTCAAGAAACCAATAAGAACCACCATCTGCTACTTTTTCCATAGCAGCGACTAATTGGGAAATCGGAGTACCTTTAGGACAATAACCATTAACGCCAGCAGCTTTAACTGCTAACAATAATCCTGGTTCTTGCACCGAACTCAGGAGCAAAACCGGTAATTGAGGGTATTGAATTTTTAGTTGTTGACAAAGTTGTAAACCGTTCTGCTGACTGGAGATGGAGCGACCATTACCTAATTCTAAAACCACCAAATTCACTTGGTTGGGGTTTTTTTGAGCCAGTTCTGCTAGTATCTGCAAAGCCCTTGTATCTGTTTCTGCTTCCGCTACCACTTGGATATCAGGTAATGCTGACAACGCTACCCGTAGTCCCAGGCGGAATATGGGGTCTTGGTCAATTAACAATAATCTTAGGGGTCTATTGCTCATAGTATCAACAAATACACAAGGCCTGTTTTTTCGCAGTCACAAACAGTTTTGATGCTCAGAATAGTCCCCCCCTATTGTCACTTGTTTTGGTCAGCTGAATACATGGATGACCATTCCCATAGGTGGCATTCATCATTAGATAAACTTAAGTATTAGGCATTGGTTAACAAAACGCAAGAATAAATTAAATTAGAAGTTGCTCAATTAGACATCGACTGAATTCAAATATGCGCCTGACATCACCCTTGTAGAGACTTGTCATGCAACGTCTCTACATTCTTTGTCACCAGATATCTAATAAATGGTTAAAGACTTACGGTTTGTCTGGGGAATTGCGATAACCATAAAAGTTAACACTGTATTCAGTAATCCGCACTCCTGTTTTTTGTTCAACTTGACGGATTAATTCTTCTGGTAGTTCTATGTGAACATCAAGAAGTTGATTAGTATCTATACAGTTGACGTGACTATGGGAATCACTGATATTACCGTATAAACGCCCGTCACAGCGTTCAATACATTCAATGATGCCCTGATTTGATAAGGCATCTAAATTTTGATAGACAGAAGTGTTACCAATTTCTTTACCTTGCTGGCTGAGGCGATCATAAATTTCTCTAGCAGAAAGATGTTCATTGGCTTGCCATAGCAGTTCTAAAATAAAGCGTCGCTGACGGCTGACGCGCATACCTAGCTGTTGACACCGCTCAAGGGCATCTTCTAGGGAACGAATTGGTTTTGGAGATATCGATGGATTTTGCATAGTTAAGTTGGTTAACTATAAGGGGATTTTCCCGTTTCAATGTTTATTGGTTCTTTTGATATGTAAGAATGTTACATTAGTTATTTTGCCCGTACCTGTGTTGCTGCGGAATTTACAGTTTCAGGTGATAATTGTCTGTTGCTGGTTGGCGTTTGCTTGATTACACTTTCATCTTAAACAAACTCATTACAACTTTAACTTAAAATTGTGGCAAATGTCCAACTTTAGGTAGGTGTGATGTCTGCAAAATTAGGCGAATCCAGATAAAGTCAAGAATTAACTGGGTGTAAATGTTCCATTAAACCCACAAAAGCTGGTAGTGTGTATTCTCGATCCTACTGTTGAGCATAAAGTAAAGTGGCTGCGGAATCGATGACAATCACGATCACACTCGATACTGACTACGTTAACAATTTAGATATTTCACCAGCCTTGACGGTGATTTCGCCACTGCTGGAAGAAGGAGCGATCGCATCTCACGAACAGCAACTGAGTTTTGAGATAAAATACGCTTTAGAACCTGGAGATCCCCGCGAATTTTCCGAAATTCCAGAGTTAAGGCTGTGGTTTGTGCGTTTGGATGCCAAGTATCCCTGGTTACCATTTTTACTAGATTGGAAATCTGGAGAATTTGCTCGTTATACAGCCATGCTTGTACCACACCAATTCAGCGCTAAAGAAGGTATTCAATATAACCCTGAAGCTTTAGAAATATTTCTCATGCACAAAATTTTTATCTTAGGTGATTGGCTCAAGCAACAAGGTATCCCCAGCCAATCGCGCTTAAAGTCTATGGCGCAAATGCTCGGTTATGACTTAGATGATGCCTTTTTTGAGATTTTTTCTTAAGAACCTCACCCCCAACCCCTCTCCTTAACAAGGAGAGGGGAGACTTTGATGCAAGTTAAAAACCTGTTTTTGTATCAATGCTGTAGCCAAATTACGAGGGTTCAATGGCTGTAGAAGCATTGTGAATAGGACCAACAGAGGTAAGCTTGGCAAAAATCTGGCCGTTGAAAATAGGCTAAGGCTGTTGCGGAAGCATTTTTAACATTTCCCGAACATATCGAAAACCCCGACAGTAAGCCTGAAGATCAACAATGCCAGAACCGGGATTGTTTTCACGCAAAAGCGGCATCCTCCATCCCGTAGCGAGTATTTTTGCCCGTGCGTTTGTCCGGTAGCGACGACAAACGCTGGCGAAACGAACCGACGATGGTGTCGAACAAACCCCGTTCTTGCAACCGCTCTAGCTGTCTTGGATCTCTCAGATGTCATTACAATACCGAGATTCCCAGTGCTTGAACAGCTTCTTGCCAAAATGAGAATTGCTGGGGTTTTGAGTTCAGAACTTGTGCGCGTGCAGTACCTCCATCACGTCACAGAGATAGGCGATGCCGGAATAATCGTCGAAAAACTGCGCTGCGACCTCATCTGAGATCTTCACGGCCATATCCCGATTGGGGGTAAGCACCTCGAACTTTATATTCGAGTAGGTGTCGGAAACGGTGGTTTGTCCCGACGAGCGCACGTTGCGACTGCCTTTACCGCCAGCGTCCACCACTGTATAACCGGTAGCCCCGGCTTCGTCGATGATCTTGGCGATCTGTTTTAGCAGCAACTTTTCCGTGACGATGACGAGCTTGCTGGCTTGCTGGGTCATGTATGTTACCTCTTGATGCGTTTTGTTGTGACAATTCAAGACAAGACTTTATGGTTTTGTTTTGAAATATATATTTAATCTTATGTCAAAGATCGACGAATCCACTAGCCTCTGTTGAGAAAGATTGACTCAGATTAACGGAAGTATTATATAAAAAACGCTTATCTTTTTGACGCTATGACCACCATTTAAGATCAGATTTTAGGGGAAATTAGGAACGAGTAATCTGCCGTTTACAGTACCGTCCACTGGTAGAGTAATCAAACTTCGATTCACCATCCAACAGAGGAGCAGCTTGGGAAGTGCAGTCATAGAAAGCCTTTCTTGATAACAACAATGTATAGAGAAAATTCTATGATCGCAATTTACATTGACCAGAAATATACAAGTTTTCTGAGACTAAAAGAAAAACTTATGAGTTGAATTTGAAATTACTTAGTAGATCCATGTATAGCGATCGCAAATTTGTGTAATTTTTAAGATAAACTCAAGCACATACCCGCCGTCCTGACCCCTAATATCTGATCAAAGAGGAATTACAACATGGATTTTTTATCCGATTTCTTGACGCTCTTCCTGGCGAAGTTGCAGTCCCCGACACTCGGCTTTCTGATTGGCGGTATGGTTGTTGCCGCCGTCAATAGCCGATTGCAAATTCCAGATGCGATCTATAAGTTCATCGTCTTCATGCTGCTCATCAAAGTCGGACTGAGCGGCGGCATTGCGATCCGCAATGCCGATCTAGCAAAGATGCTGTTGCCCGCCGTGTTCGCCGTGGTAGTGGGGATTCTGATCGTGTTCATCGGGCGCTACACGTTGGCCAAGCTGCCGAAAGTCAAAACTGTGGATGCCATTGCAACTGCGGGCTTGTTCGGTGCCGTGAGTGGTTCTACCCTCGCCGCCGCCCTGACGATACTGGAAACCGAAGGCATCGAATACGAGGCCTGGGCTGCCGCACTTTATCCCTTCATGGACATCCCAGCTCTGGTAACTGCGATCGTCTTGGCCAGCATTTATACGAGCAAGCAGCGCGATACCGCAGACGAGTATCTCAGCAAGCAGGAGTATTCCAGCAAGCAGGCTATTATCGCACGCGGGTATCCCAGCAAGCAGCACGAGCGGGTCAAAATATGGCCTATCGTGAAGGAAAGCCTCCAGGGATCTGCCCTATCGGCACTGTTACTCGGCCTCGCTCTAGGACTGCTAACCCGGCCGGAAAGTGTCTATGAGAGCTTCTTCAATCCCCTCTTCCGCGGCCTGCTTTCGATCCTGATGCTGGTAATGGGCATGGAGGCCACCGCAAGGATCAGCGAGCTGCGCCGGGTCGGCCAGTGGTATGCCCTATATGCCTTTGTAGCGCCTCTACTGCATGGGTTCATCGCCTTCGGTTTCGGCATGATCGCCCACTACACCACGGGATTCAGCCTTGGCGGCGTTGTGATCCTGGCCGTCATCGCCGCCTCCAGTTCAGACATCTCAGGGCCACCCACTTTACGAGCCGGTATCCCGTCGGCTAATCCCTCCGCCTACATCGGCGCGTCCACAGCCGTCGGCACGCCAGTTGCGCTTGCCTTGGGAATACCGCTCTACATCGGACTCGCCCAGGCGCTGATGGGCGGCTGATCCCGGTGCGGTCGCGGCAAATCGCTATTAATGCTTTACAGCGTTGTTGATGACCGCAGTGGCGTAGCCTATCAGGAATACCATGAAGTCTATGGAGAAGATGTCCGAGCCACCTTAAAGTTTTTGTCCAGGGATTATCATAATTAATCATTAATCTACAGAACTGTTGAATGTAGTGATTTTGGTGAAAACCAATCTCAAAACTAATGCTCCCAGTCACGTAATTTTGTTTTCTAGTGACCTAACTTTATCTGATGATAAAATAATCGACTACTATAAACTGCGCTTCCAAATCGAATTTAATTTCCGGGATGCCAAACAATTTTGGGGATTGGAAGATTTTATGAATAGAGGTCAAACTGCGGTAACTAATGCTGCCAATCTTTCTTTTTTCATCGTCAATTTATCCCATGATCTTTTAGCTCAGTTTCGTGAAAACAATCCCGGTTCTGGCATTGTTGATCTTCAGGCTTACTGTCGGGGTTTTCGATATGTTCGGGAAATGTTAAAAATGCTTCCGCAACAGCCTGAGCCTATTTTCAACGCCCAGATTTTTGCCAAGCTTACCTCTGTTGGTCGTATTCACAATGCTTCTACAGCCGTTGAACCCTCGTAATTTGGCTACAGTATTGTTTGAAGAAGCCATTATTTTAGCTTTTCTGGGTTTTATTCCCGGATTTGTTGTACCTTTGGGACTTTATCGCTTGGCTCGCAATGCCACAAATTTACCGATATACATGACTTTATTCAGGGCAGTCTTTGTGTTATTGCCAGGACTTACGCAAAATTATGAAAAAACGAACCACGAAGGACACAAAGGACACGAAGTTAAGAGGGTTTCAGAGAGTTCTTGCGTAAGTCCTAATTGCTAACAATAATTATGTGTACTATTTCGGGAATTATCGCCACTCAGAGATTACAATCTGCTGACCCTGCGGATATGTTTTAGGGAGTGGGGGGAAGAGGCAGGGGGGCAGGGAGCAGGGAGCAGGGGGGAGAAGACGGTAATTTCCTAATGACTAATGACTATTCCTATGATGGTTATCTCTATTGAAAATCTGGATCATTACTTTGGTAGTGGTCAACTCAGTAAGCAGGTTTTATTCAATATCAATCTCACAATTAATGCCGGTGAGATTGTGATTATGACAGGGCCTTCTGGTTCTGGGAAAACGACACTGCTAACTTTAGTGGGAGGGTTGCGTTCTGTCCAATCTGGTAGTATGCGAGTTTTAGACAGAGAACTATGTGGTGCTAGTTCTAAACAATTAACACAGGCGCGGCGAAGTAATGGTTATATATTTCAAGCTCATAATTTGCATGGTAGTTTAACAGCACTGCAAAATGTGCGGATGGGTTTGGAAGTGCAACCGCAAATTTCGCCCCAGGAAATGCTCCAGCAATCACAAGAAATGCTTACAGCAGTGGGTTTGGGAGAAAGATTGAATTACTATCCGGATAATTTGTCTGGTGGACAAAAACAACGGGTAGCGAACTGACAAGTCAGCGCTTGCGCTATCGCGCGTGCGTTGGTAAGTCAGCCTAAAATTGTTTTAGCCGATGAACCCACTGCTGCACTGGATAAACAATCGGGGCGCGATGTGGTGGAAATTATGCAAAAATTAGCCAAAGAGCAAGGCTGTACAATTTTGCTCGTCACCCACGATAACCGCATTTTAGATATCGCTGACCGGATTATCTACATGGAAGATGGTCATCTAGTTAGAAATGATGTAAGTAGTTTAAATAGTGCTTAATGCGGAGTGGAAGGTTTTTCTCAGGGACTTCTAATAAATAAATTATCCAAATAAACGAACCACTCCAGGCACAGAGGACACAGAGTTAAGAGGATTTGAGTGGTTACTGAGCTTGTCGAAGTGAGGTTTTTTTCGTTAAGTGGTTGAGTGTTTTTTTATTTGGAAGTCCCTAAGCACTGTGGATGTTATTTTTACTCAGCACTCAGCACTGGTTCACCCAGCCCAAATTTTATCCAAAACGGTTTGGGGTGAAATATCCGCCATTTGACCTGTCGGTGATTTAATCGCCAGAAATTTATCACTTTTTGGCAACAACTTTGCTGGATCTGTAGGGCCAAATAGAGCAATAGTATAAGTTTGCACTGCCACACTGAGGTGAAGTAGTGGATCATCGGTTGATAACATCAAACTTGCGCCGCCAATCATGGCCGCTATCTTGCCAATATTAGTAGGATAAGTCACTTTGATACCGGGAGTCCTTTCTAGGAGCGATCGCCTAATTGGGTCATTTTCAGATCCTTGAATCACCACCACAGGTAAATCTGGCTGCTTTTGCTGACATTCTTGAATAATTTGCTGCCAATTTTCCACGGGGTAGAGTTTATCCACATCTGTTGGAGTTACCTGACTAGAACCAGCATGAATCAATATGTAGCCTGTTTCATTTACCCCCAAGCGTTTTTGTTCATTTTGTGACCACTCAATATCTGGCTTCAGTATATTCACTGCTAATTCTCGGCAAGGGGTTTTAATCCCAAACGGTTGCAGCAAATCGTGGTAAACTGCCGCCACATACTTGTTTGCTTGGAATGGTACAGAATCAGTGAGAAAACCTGCGCCTTTGCCTTGGTAGCCAACGCGGGTAGGAATTCCCGTTAACCAGAGTAAAAGACCCATTAACCAGCTTTGTCCCACAGTGATGACGGCATCATACTCGCGATCGCGAATCGTGCCAACTAGATTGCTCCAATCCGCCAAACTGTTGCGGTCGTTATAATCGAAGCTCAGAACATCATTAACTGACTTGCTCACCCGGTAGGCAGCCTTTGACCGGGGTTCCACAACGACATCTAACTGAGCGTTAGGGTAATTACGCTTTAAATCATCTAGTGTTGGGAAGAAAAGAATTTGGTCGCCAATTCCACCAGGAACAAGGGCTACTACTCGCATAATATTTATTGACGCGTACTCGCTCCTTATTTTAGGTGAATATAGTCATTAGTCATTAGTCAAACAATTTGAGATTTGGGATTTGGGATTTTAGATTGACTCCCTATTTAACTAAAGTAAAGAAAATTCCGGCTCCCTCTCCTTACTTAAGGAGAGGGTTGGGGTGAGGTTCTATATTATTAGTCATTAATGTCTTGAGGTTTTCTGTGTATTTACTCATTCCATCGGCGGGTATCGGCAAAAGAATGGGAGGAACCCGTAATAAACTCCTCCTGGAAGTGCGATCGCAAGCAATCATTGCTTGGACTCTCAAAGCGGCGGCAGCAGCCAGTACAATCAAGTGGATCGG
The window above is part of the Nodularia spumigena CCY9414 genome. Proteins encoded here:
- a CDS encoding glycosyltransferase family 9 protein, coding for MRVVALVPGGIGDQILFFPTLDDLKRNYPNAQLDVVVEPRSKAAYRVSKSVNDVLSFDYNDRNSLADWSNLVGTIRDREYDAVITVGQSWLMGLLLWLTGIPTRVGYQGKGAGFLTDSVPFQANKYVAAVYHDLLQPFGIKTPCRELAVNILKPDIEWSQNEQKRLGVNETGYILIHAGSSQVTPTDVDKLYPVENWQQIIQECQQKQPDLPVVVIQGSENDPIRRSLLERTPGIKVTYPTNIGKIAAMIGGASLMLSTDDPLLHLSVAVQTYTIALFGPTDPAKLLPKSDKFLAIKSPTGQMADISPQTVLDKIWAG